A portion of the Eubacterium maltosivorans genome contains these proteins:
- a CDS encoding TrkH family potassium uptake protein codes for MNYRMVFYVIGNMMKSEAALMLLAIIVAVVYGETDTIVWFVIPMFILISLGFILSNKMPEYRNFYAREGFVVVALSWLVMSFFGGLPFFLSGQIPSLTDSFFEAVSGFTTTGSTILTNIEALPNSMLFWRSFTHWIGGMGILVFVLTIMPKTEGNSIYLMRAEMPGTSVEKLVSKVRPTVRILYGIYLGMTILLILLLVVGGMPLFDSIINAMGTAGTGGYSLKNDSIAYYNSAYIDVVLTIFMLMFAVNFNLYHLVFIKKGREFFKSEELRWFIGIVAVAIALITVDLLPRYGNNILETLRYSSFQVASIITTTGFATTNFDLWPSFSKYILLFLMFIGACAGSTGGGIKVSRWLIIVKTAGNELKKMIRPRQVTTVKFEDKPLGAQVVASVYTYLAVYILIFAASLLVLSLDQYDFLTNFSAVATCINNVGPGFNAIGPIENFSDFSVVSKLVLCFNMLAGRLEIFPILMLFAPHTWKN; via the coding sequence ATGAATTATCGAATGGTTTTTTACGTCATTGGGAATATGATGAAAAGTGAAGCGGCGCTGATGCTGCTGGCCATCATTGTGGCCGTTGTCTATGGCGAGACCGACACCATCGTCTGGTTTGTTATCCCTATGTTTATTCTGATATCCCTTGGCTTTATACTCAGTAATAAAATGCCGGAGTACCGGAATTTTTATGCCCGTGAGGGCTTTGTGGTGGTGGCGCTTTCGTGGCTTGTCATGTCTTTTTTCGGTGGGCTGCCCTTTTTTTTAAGTGGGCAGATCCCTTCGCTGACAGACAGCTTTTTTGAAGCGGTTTCGGGTTTTACCACAACCGGCTCCACCATTTTGACGAACATAGAGGCCCTGCCCAACAGCATGCTGTTCTGGCGCAGCTTTACCCATTGGATCGGCGGCATGGGGATACTGGTTTTTGTTCTGACCATTATGCCCAAAACAGAAGGGAATTCTATCTATCTCATGCGGGCGGAAATGCCTGGTACCTCTGTGGAAAAGCTGGTATCCAAGGTGCGCCCGACGGTAAGAATTCTGTATGGGATTTATCTGGGAATGACAATCCTGCTGATCCTTTTGCTGGTGGTCGGCGGTATGCCATTGTTTGACAGTATTATCAACGCTATGGGGACAGCCGGTACCGGCGGATATTCTTTGAAAAATGACAGCATTGCCTACTATAACAGCGCTTATATTGATGTGGTCCTGACGATTTTTATGCTTATGTTCGCTGTGAATTTTAATCTTTACCATCTGGTATTTATTAAAAAGGGCAGGGAATTTTTTAAAAGTGAGGAGCTTCGTTGGTTTATCGGCATTGTGGCTGTGGCCATTGCTTTGATTACCGTTGACCTTCTGCCGCGGTATGGGAACAATATTTTAGAGACTTTGAGGTATTCATCCTTTCAGGTTGCCTCTATAATCACAACGACAGGCTTTGCCACGACCAATTTTGACTTATGGCCGAGCTTTTCAAAATATATTCTGCTCTTTCTGATGTTTATCGGCGCCTGCGCCGGCTCTACCGGCGGCGGGATCAAGGTCTCCCGCTGGCTGATTATTGTTAAAACAGCGGGTAATGAGCTCAAGAAAATGATCCGTCCCCGCCAGGTCACAACGGTTAAATTTGAGGACAAGCCCCTTGGGGCACAGGTAGTCGCCAGCGTTTACACCTATCTGGCTGTCTATATCTTGATTTTTGCGGCTTCGCTGCTGGTGCTTTCCCTTGACCAGTATGATTTTCTGACAAACTTTTCAGCGGTGGCGACCTGTATTAATAATGTCGGTCCGGGTTTTAACGCTATTGGGCCCATTGAGAACTTTTCGGATTTTTCAGTGGTATCCAAGCTGGTGCTCTGCTTTAACATGCTGGCCGGACGCCTGGAAATCTTTCCGATTTTAATGCTGTTTGCGCCGCACACATGGAAAAACTAA
- the trkA gene encoding Trk system potassium transporter TrkA, with amino-acid sequence MKIVVVGNGKVGTTLTVQLAREGHDIIIVDNDERVIENVVNAYDVMGICGNGGSYDVLQQAGVATADLFIAVTSGDEMNILSCMLAKKMGAKHTIARVRNPQYTKLLVYMRDELGLSMSINPEFEAANEIFRVLRLPQALEVDSFSKGRVDLVAVRIQPNSKLNGKAIAGLQSFFKANILICAVERNGEVIIPDGDFVMQCGDKIFISATSKELDLFFKETGIISHKIRKVMIIGGGKIAYYLARQLISLKVNVKIIELNKQRSRELSELLPKATVVYGDGTDQAVLTEEGIRNVDACVALTDNDEENIILSMYAGTQKVEKIITKVNRIPLLKIMQDVGIESVISPKMLTANHIVRYVRAMETTEDNSIRTLYKIVDGQAEAIEFPVTRDSGFVGHPLRELNIRKNNLIACIIRKGRIIFPNGDAVMEAGDNVVVVTTTQSLKHLKDILDGRE; translated from the coding sequence ATGAAAATTGTCGTTGTGGGAAATGGTAAAGTCGGCACCACACTGACGGTTCAGCTAGCGAGAGAAGGACACGATATTATTATCGTCGACAACGATGAACGGGTAATTGAGAATGTTGTCAATGCCTATGATGTTATGGGGATCTGCGGAAACGGCGGCTCCTACGATGTGTTGCAGCAGGCGGGGGTAGCAACGGCAGATCTTTTTATAGCTGTCACCTCCGGCGATGAGATGAATATTTTAAGCTGTATGCTGGCAAAAAAAATGGGTGCCAAGCACACCATCGCGAGGGTTCGTAATCCTCAGTACACAAAGCTGCTGGTTTATATGCGGGATGAGCTGGGGCTCAGCATGTCCATTAATCCGGAATTTGAGGCGGCTAATGAAATTTTTCGTGTTTTAAGGCTGCCACAGGCCCTGGAAGTCGACTCTTTTTCAAAGGGCAGAGTCGATTTGGTAGCGGTGAGGATTCAGCCAAACTCAAAGCTGAACGGGAAGGCCATTGCCGGGCTTCAGAGCTTTTTTAAAGCAAATATTCTGATCTGTGCGGTTGAGCGCAATGGCGAGGTGATCATACCGGACGGTGATTTTGTCATGCAGTGCGGGGACAAGATTTTTATTTCGGCTACTTCCAAAGAGCTGGATCTCTTTTTTAAGGAAACAGGTATTATCAGCCATAAAATCCGCAAGGTTATGATCATTGGCGGTGGAAAAATCGCTTATTATCTGGCCAGACAGCTGATAAGCCTGAAGGTCAATGTTAAGATTATCGAGTTGAATAAGCAGAGAAGCCGGGAACTCAGCGAGCTTTTGCCAAAGGCGACAGTGGTTTATGGAGACGGAACAGACCAGGCGGTTTTAACCGAGGAGGGAATTCGCAATGTGGATGCCTGTGTGGCGCTGACCGATAACGATGAAGAAAATATTATTCTTTCCATGTACGCAGGCACCCAGAAGGTCGAAAAGATTATTACCAAGGTCAACCGGATTCCACTGCTTAAAATTATGCAGGACGTGGGGATCGAAAGTGTAATTTCACCCAAAATGCTCACGGCCAACCATATTGTCCGCTATGTAAGGGCTATGGAGACCACAGAGGATAACAGCATCCGAACCCTGTATAAAATTGTCGACGGACAGGCCGAGGCCATCGAGTTTCCGGTAACGCGGGATTCGGGCTTTGTGGGCCACCCTCTGCGTGAACTTAATATCCGTAAGAATAACCTGATTGCCTGTATTATCCGCAAGGGACGCATTATTTTCCCGAACGGCGATGCCGTCATGGAAGCCGGGGACAACGTGGTGGTGGTCACTACAACCCAGAGCCTGAAGCATCTGAAGGATATACTGGACGGCAGGGAATAG
- a CDS encoding ATP-binding cassette domain-containing protein, with the protein MQALRDQGNTVIVIEHDPDVMAAADHMIDVGPGAGIHGGQVVGQGTLAEIRGQSSSVTGQYLKNENPEINHNPRSFTETIKVQGARLHNIKGLDVRFPIRALTAVTGVSDSGKSTLVFDILGENGDGGTGKVSGLENFDAVVTVEQSDIARMKRSNVATYSGAYSDIRKIFGCLEAAKEKGMAAKHFSFNTRGGRCENCEGLGRIVSNMLFFENIETVCPVCGGRQFNEEVLSVKFKGCSIHEVLKQPVEKALKTFEGNKKLEGVLGLLQDVGLGYLELGQTLTTLSGGEGQRLKLARELMQNQGKRSLYRIDEPTTGLHPLDIEHFIVLLNRMVDNDGTVIVVEHNAQLIRQADWIIDLGPEGGDRGGKVIFEGTPAQIIACRDSVTGPFL; encoded by the coding sequence TTGCAGGCCCTGAGGGACCAGGGCAATACGGTCATTGTCATTGAGCATGATCCTGACGTCATGGCGGCGGCAGATCACATGATTGATGTGGGGCCCGGCGCGGGCATCCATGGCGGACAGGTCGTGGGACAGGGAACCCTGGCGGAGATCCGGGGGCAATCTTCCTCCGTAACCGGGCAATATCTGAAAAATGAAAATCCCGAAATCAACCATAATCCCAGAAGCTTTACGGAAACAATAAAGGTACAGGGTGCCAGACTTCACAATATAAAAGGCCTTGATGTGCGTTTTCCTATCCGTGCGCTGACCGCTGTTACCGGCGTTTCAGACTCTGGAAAGTCTACGCTGGTGTTTGATATTCTGGGTGAAAATGGAGATGGTGGTACCGGAAAAGTCTCTGGCCTCGAAAATTTTGACGCGGTGGTTACGGTTGAGCAATCCGACATCGCCCGGATGAAACGATCGAACGTAGCGACGTATTCTGGCGCTTACTCAGACATCCGAAAGATTTTCGGATGTCTGGAGGCAGCGAAAGAAAAGGGAATGGCGGCAAAGCATTTCTCCTTTAACACCAGAGGCGGCCGGTGTGAAAACTGTGAAGGACTGGGCCGTATTGTCAGCAATATGCTTTTCTTTGAGAATATTGAGACCGTCTGTCCGGTTTGCGGCGGCAGGCAGTTTAATGAAGAAGTATTGAGCGTTAAGTTTAAAGGATGTTCCATTCATGAGGTTTTAAAACAGCCTGTCGAGAAAGCATTAAAGACCTTTGAAGGAAACAAAAAGCTGGAGGGGGTCTTAGGGCTTTTGCAGGATGTGGGATTAGGCTATCTGGAGCTTGGGCAGACGCTGACCACCCTTTCGGGCGGTGAAGGACAGCGCCTGAAGCTGGCCAGGGAGCTCATGCAAAACCAGGGGAAACGAAGCCTGTATCGGATTGATGAGCCAACCACGGGGCTCCATCCTCTTGATATAGAGCATTTTATTGTTCTGTTAAACCGTATGGTGGACAATGACGGCACCGTCATTGTTGTGGAGCATAACGCTCAGCTTATCAGGCAGGCTGACTGGATTATCGACCTGGGACCTGAAGGCGGCGACAGGGGAGGGAAGGTTATTTTTGAGGGCACCCCCGCCCAGATCATTGCGTGCAGAGACTCTGTCACAGGGCCTTTTCTCTAG
- the msrA gene encoding peptide-methionine (S)-S-oxide reductase MsrA, with protein sequence MRTIYLAGGCFWGLEKFMENITGVVETRVGYANGNKEKPTYKEVCTGRTGFAETVKVVYDPGVISLEALLIAFYNVIDPTSVNRQGPDVGSQYRSGIYYTDSEDLPVIEHVTTMTFRRLGGRKPLATEIKPLKNFYDAEEYHQKYLDKNPGGYCHIPEWKMGSFKDRELRAS encoded by the coding sequence CTGAGAACAATATATCTGGCCGGCGGATGTTTCTGGGGCCTGGAAAAATTTATGGAAAATATTACCGGCGTGGTTGAAACCCGTGTCGGCTATGCCAACGGCAATAAGGAAAAGCCAACCTATAAGGAGGTCTGTACTGGACGTACCGGCTTCGCAGAAACCGTAAAGGTCGTCTATGACCCTGGTGTTATCAGCCTGGAGGCTTTGCTAATCGCCTTCTATAATGTCATCGACCCAACCAGTGTTAACCGGCAGGGCCCCGATGTAGGCTCCCAATACCGCAGCGGCATTTATTATACTGATTCGGAGGATTTGCCCGTCATTGAGCATGTGACAACCATGACCTTCCGCAGGCTTGGAGGCCGTAAGCCCCTCGCCACAGAGATCAAACCCTTGAAAAACTTTTATGACGCCGAGGAATACCACCAGAAATATCTGGATAAGAATCCCGGAGGCTACTGCCACATTCCAGAATGGAAAATGGGATCTTTCAAAGACCGGGAGCTCCGCGCTTCTTAA
- the miaA gene encoding tRNA (adenosine(37)-N6)-dimethylallyltransferase MiaA, with protein MTKPKIAVLVGPTACGKTDTAVELAKKLDGEIISADSMQIYRQMTIGTAKPTEGEMQGIPHHLIDCVDPDEEYSVARFKEEALGRIEEILSRGKQPIVAGGTGLYINGLTLPWGFREKDTDEKVRERLAQEVEETGKEAFYERLKAIDPVTAATLHPNNVKRMIRAYEIYEVTGKPKSCLDMEAAKEELPCDYVLMGISMDRALLYERINRRIDLMVRAGLVDEVKSLLDQGYTEELLSMKAIGYKEIFPYLRGEMSLEEALYILKRDTRHFAKRQLTWFRKDGRIRWFAAENYDTKADMAEDMSLYFWSTKTQFTSF; from the coding sequence ATGACAAAACCAAAAATTGCCGTGCTGGTGGGACCAACCGCCTGCGGAAAAACAGACACAGCTGTTGAGCTGGCCAAAAAGCTTGACGGCGAAATCATTTCAGCGGATTCGATGCAGATATACCGCCAGATGACCATTGGCACCGCCAAGCCCACTGAGGGAGAAATGCAGGGGATTCCTCACCATCTCATCGATTGTGTGGACCCGGACGAGGAGTACAGCGTCGCGCGGTTCAAGGAGGAGGCCCTCGGGAGGATCGAAGAAATTTTGAGCCGCGGCAAACAGCCGATTGTGGCTGGAGGAACCGGGCTTTATATCAATGGGCTTACACTGCCCTGGGGCTTTCGCGAAAAAGATACAGATGAAAAGGTTCGAGAACGCTTAGCCCAGGAGGTGGAGGAAACAGGTAAGGAGGCGTTTTATGAGCGCCTGAAAGCCATCGACCCTGTCACAGCCGCGACCCTGCACCCCAACAATGTCAAGCGTATGATCCGTGCCTATGAAATTTACGAGGTAACCGGAAAGCCTAAATCCTGTCTGGACATGGAGGCTGCCAAAGAGGAACTGCCCTGCGATTATGTATTGATGGGAATATCCATGGACCGGGCGTTGCTTTACGAACGCATAAACCGCCGGATCGATTTGATGGTGAGGGCCGGACTGGTGGATGAGGTGAAATCCCTTTTAGACCAGGGCTATACCGAGGAGCTTCTTTCCATGAAAGCCATTGGCTATAAAGAAATTTTCCCTTACCTTAGGGGAGAAATGTCTTTAGAGGAGGCACTCTATATCTTGAAACGCGATACCCGTCATTTTGCCAAACGCCAGCTGACATGGTTTAGAAAGGATGGGCGGATCCGATGGTTTGCGGCAGAAAATTACGACACAAAAGCTGATATGGCAGAGGACATGAGCCTTTATTTTTGGAGCACTAAAACACAGTTTACTTCTTTTTAA
- the mutL gene encoding DNA mismatch repair endonuclease MutL, with amino-acid sequence MKIKMLNNETINKIAAGEVIVRPISVIKELVENAIDAESTRISVAVEKGGKTSICVTDNGVGIAYNEVPLAFKRHATSKILKIEDLESIDTLGFRGEALSSISAIARVRITTKTAEEEIGSQSFFEGGTFINQRVCTYDRGTEIMVTDLFYNTPARQKHLQKDKNEEKLIRDILEKLSLSHPEISFTYSSDGREVFKTLGTGNLKDVIESLYGRDFFKGLRELDVENSPMRLRGYISDLTLTRSTREEQIFFINNRFVKNKSLSRAFEDAYEGYMMVHKHPVGIVFMDLPGRMLDVNIHPAKTEIQILNESLVSILFKQGIRDCLKAQNLVVDVSEVTTAPEPPEEAARPGIVEEPVSFLSGESKNFTPVDEINEVQEAPRPVSPLPKAEAVRQEAVKPEAERYGHAVPAAEKMEASAPVPDAPAPRQVLTPARSTAAETPKVAEPTPEYPRRRGPDFKNAKIIGQLFSTYILLEKGDEIIMLDQHAAHEAFLYQELKERFDQKSDFPAQSLMVPQPVEISVREADHFDELQPELMRYGFDCDLFGENTLMVRSVPIILGEPQDVSLLKAFIEGRVYEDASDPRNLIERIITMSCKGAVKGHQELSREEIETLLDGMSRLDNPYTCPHGRPIILKLREYELKKLFKRVV; translated from the coding sequence ATGAAAATAAAAATGCTCAATAATGAGACCATCAATAAGATCGCGGCCGGAGAAGTGATTGTGAGGCCCATATCGGTTATCAAGGAGCTGGTGGAAAACGCCATTGACGCCGAATCCACCCGGATTTCCGTGGCGGTGGAGAAGGGCGGGAAAACCAGCATCTGCGTGACAGACAATGGCGTCGGCATCGCCTATAATGAGGTGCCGCTGGCCTTTAAACGCCACGCGACCAGCAAGATATTAAAGATTGAAGACCTCGAAAGTATTGATACCCTTGGCTTCAGAGGCGAGGCTCTGTCCAGCATTTCTGCTATTGCGCGGGTACGGATCACCACAAAAACAGCGGAGGAGGAAATCGGCAGCCAGAGCTTTTTTGAGGGCGGGACTTTCATTAATCAGCGCGTCTGCACCTATGACCGAGGAACCGAAATCATGGTGACAGATCTTTTCTATAACACACCCGCCCGGCAGAAGCATCTGCAAAAGGATAAAAACGAAGAAAAGCTGATCCGTGATATTTTGGAAAAGCTTTCGCTTTCTCATCCGGAAATAAGCTTTACCTATAGCAGTGATGGCCGTGAGGTGTTTAAAACGCTGGGCACAGGGAATCTAAAGGATGTGATCGAGAGCCTGTATGGCCGGGACTTTTTTAAGGGCCTCCGGGAGCTGGATGTGGAAAATTCCCCCATGCGCCTGAGGGGCTATATCAGCGATCTTACCCTGACACGTTCTACCAGAGAAGAGCAGATTTTCTTTATCAATAACCGTTTTGTGAAAAATAAAAGCCTTTCACGCGCCTTTGAGGACGCATATGAGGGTTATATGATGGTGCACAAGCACCCGGTCGGCATTGTATTTATGGACCTGCCCGGCCGCATGCTGGACGTTAATATTCATCCGGCTAAGACAGAAATCCAGATTTTGAATGAAAGTCTGGTATCCATTTTGTTCAAGCAGGGGATCCGGGATTGCCTGAAAGCGCAGAATCTGGTGGTGGATGTGAGCGAGGTGACCACTGCGCCGGAACCGCCCGAGGAGGCAGCCCGGCCGGGGATTGTGGAGGAGCCCGTCAGCTTTCTATCGGGAGAGAGCAAAAACTTTACCCCGGTCGATGAAATAAACGAGGTGCAGGAAGCCCCTCGCCCCGTGTCTCCGCTCCCGAAAGCCGAAGCAGTGCGGCAGGAAGCCGTGAAACCCGAAGCGGAGAGGTATGGGCATGCAGTGCCGGCGGCTGAAAAAATGGAAGCGTCTGCCCCAGTGCCTGACGCCCCCGCGCCGCGTCAGGTGCTTACTCCGGCCCGGTCTACAGCGGCCGAAACGCCAAAGGTTGCAGAGCCCACACCAGAATACCCGCGCCGAAGGGGGCCGGATTTTAAAAATGCGAAAATTATCGGTCAGCTTTTCTCTACTTATATTTTACTTGAAAAGGGTGATGAGATCATCATGCTTGATCAGCATGCAGCCCATGAGGCCTTTTTATATCAGGAGCTGAAAGAGCGCTTTGACCAGAAATCGGATTTCCCGGCTCAAAGCCTTATGGTACCCCAGCCTGTGGAGATATCTGTGCGTGAGGCGGATCATTTCGATGAGCTGCAGCCTGAGCTCATGCGCTATGGTTTTGACTGCGACCTTTTTGGCGAAAATACGCTCATGGTCCGCAGCGTCCCCATTATTTTGGGAGAGCCCCAGGACGTATCTCTTTTAAAGGCCTTCATTGAGGGGCGGGTTTATGAGGATGCTTCTGATCCGAGAAATCTTATCGAGCGCATTATCACCATGTCCTGTAAGGGAGCGGTAAAAGGGCATCAGGAGCTGTCGCGAGAGGAAATCGAAACGCTGCTTGACGGAATGAGCCGTCTGGATAATCCTTATACCTGCCCCCATGGCCGGCCGATTATCCTGAAGCTGCGGGAATATGAGCTTAAAAAACTATTTAAACGGGTGGTGTAA
- the mutS gene encoding DNA mismatch repair protein MutS, protein MMQQYLETHEKVKDAILFFRLGDFYEMFFDDALKASKELEIALTGRDCGLDERAPMCGVPYHAAESYITKLVEKGYKVAICEQMEDPSAAKGIVKREIIRVISPGTISEGKLLESKKNNYLMSLYQEKNTVGLAYLDISTGDFFVTEISGKNTLALLMDEVGKIGPSEILVNPTLFKDTETIKTLEEKFGIMTNLYPARYFEFKASESRLKEQFDVYSLTALDLERREHSVRAAGALLRYIDETQKRVLTHINHVSYYKNDEYMILDLSTRRNLELTETIRSGEKKGSLLWVLDKTVTAMGGRMLRRWLEAPLLEKKAIEARQDMVEELYRHPGALKDLKSVLGKVYDLERICGKISFGTCNPKDMLSLKQSVSALPLLQDFFAGIDAPVFRKRYGEADLLTDIYELIEKSIDDNAPFALKDGKVIKHGYNEEIDGYREASEKGKDWIRDLELKERERTGIKSLKVKYNRVFGYFIEITKTNLSQTPEDYIRKQTLANAERFFTPELKEMETKILGSEERLAQLEYELFQDVREKIIGQISRIQKRARDVAEIDALYSLAQVAIAGNYVKPEITNGPELEIENGRHPVVEEIIGINHFVTNGCHFDGKDLRMMLITGPNMAGKSTYIRQVAVIALMAQIGSFIPADSGRIGIVDRIFTRVGASDDLATGQSTFMVEMTEVSNILKNATRDSLVILDEIGRGTSTFDGISIAWAVVEYLWDEQIIGAKTLFATHYHELTELEHLKPGIKNFSIGVRETPDGVVFLRKIKPGSADQSYGIEVAKLAGFPPAVTNRAREILNILDQGEDTYREGMIAAEKPSFESAQVNFFDMVPAMSEEEKAVLNSIKDLSINEMTPMEAMNQLYGLQSKLKDN, encoded by the coding sequence ATGATGCAGCAGTATTTGGAAACCCACGAGAAGGTAAAGGACGCGATTTTATTTTTTCGGCTCGGGGATTTTTATGAAATGTTTTTTGACGATGCCTTAAAGGCCTCAAAGGAGCTTGAGATCGCCTTAACCGGCAGAGACTGCGGGCTGGATGAGCGCGCCCCTATGTGCGGGGTGCCTTATCACGCGGCCGAAAGCTATATTACCAAGCTGGTGGAAAAGGGCTATAAGGTAGCGATCTGCGAGCAGATGGAGGACCCCTCGGCGGCAAAGGGGATTGTCAAGCGCGAGATTATCCGTGTGATTTCTCCAGGCACCATCTCTGAGGGGAAGCTGCTGGAATCAAAAAAAAATAACTACCTGATGTCTCTGTACCAGGAAAAAAACACCGTTGGTCTGGCTTATCTGGATATTTCCACCGGAGACTTTTTTGTCACGGAAATTTCAGGAAAAAATACCCTGGCTCTGCTGATGGATGAGGTTGGAAAAATCGGACCGTCAGAAATTTTAGTCAACCCGACGCTTTTTAAGGATACTGAGACCATTAAAACGCTGGAAGAAAAATTTGGAATTATGACGAATCTGTACCCGGCCAGATATTTTGAGTTCAAGGCTTCAGAGTCAAGGCTCAAGGAACAGTTTGACGTTTATTCCCTGACAGCTCTGGATCTGGAGCGCCGGGAGCACAGCGTGCGGGCTGCCGGCGCGCTCCTGCGTTATATTGATGAAACCCAGAAGCGGGTACTTACCCATATTAACCATGTATCTTATTATAAAAATGATGAATACATGATTCTGGACCTGTCCACAAGACGGAACCTGGAGCTGACCGAAACCATACGCTCTGGCGAGAAGAAGGGAAGTCTGCTCTGGGTTTTGGATAAGACGGTCACCGCCATGGGCGGGCGAATGCTGCGAAGATGGCTGGAAGCGCCGCTGCTCGAAAAAAAGGCGATTGAGGCCAGACAGGATATGGTGGAGGAGCTTTACCGCCATCCAGGAGCTCTTAAGGATTTGAAAAGTGTTTTGGGAAAGGTCTACGACCTTGAGCGTATCTGTGGAAAAATATCTTTTGGGACCTGCAACCCCAAGGATATGCTCTCGCTTAAGCAGTCTGTTTCTGCCCTGCCGCTATTGCAGGACTTTTTCGCCGGCATTGATGCTCCAGTATTCAGGAAACGCTACGGAGAGGCAGATCTGTTAACCGATATCTATGAGCTGATCGAGAAAAGCATTGACGATAACGCGCCCTTTGCCCTAAAGGATGGCAAGGTCATCAAACACGGCTATAATGAGGAAATTGACGGCTACCGTGAGGCAAGCGAAAAAGGGAAGGACTGGATACGTGACCTGGAGCTTAAGGAACGGGAGCGCACAGGCATCAAATCACTGAAGGTCAAGTACAACCGTGTGTTTGGCTATTTCATTGAGATTACCAAGACCAACCTGAGCCAGACGCCAGAGGATTATATCCGCAAGCAGACCCTGGCCAATGCGGAGCGCTTTTTTACCCCAGAGCTCAAAGAAATGGAAACCAAGATTTTGGGATCAGAAGAGCGGCTGGCACAGTTAGAATACGAGCTTTTCCAGGATGTCCGGGAAAAAATCATCGGTCAGATATCCAGAATCCAGAAACGGGCCAGGGATGTAGCCGAAATTGATGCCCTGTATTCTCTGGCACAGGTGGCCATAGCGGGCAACTATGTAAAGCCCGAGATCACAAACGGACCGGAGCTGGAGATTGAAAATGGCCGCCACCCTGTGGTGGAGGAGATTATCGGGATCAACCATTTTGTGACCAACGGCTGCCATTTTGACGGAAAGGATCTCAGGATGATGCTGATCACCGGGCCCAATATGGCCGGGAAATCCACCTATATCCGCCAGGTAGCGGTCATTGCTCTTATGGCTCAGATCGGTTCCTTTATCCCGGCAGACAGCGGGAGAATTGGCATTGTCGACCGGATTTTCACCCGCGTCGGGGCTTCTGATGATCTGGCAACCGGACAGAGCACCTTTATGGTCGAGATGACCGAGGTATCCAATATTCTTAAAAACGCCACTCGAGACAGCCTGGTCATTCTGGACGAAATCGGCCGGGGAACAAGCACCTTTGACGGCATCAGCATTGCCTGGGCAGTGGTGGAATACCTTTGGGATGAGCAGATTATCGGGGCCAAAACGCTTTTTGCCACACACTATCATGAGCTTACAGAGCTCGAGCATCTGAAGCCCGGCATAAAAAACTTCAGTATCGGCGTCAGGGAAACCCCGGACGGGGTGGTCTTTTTAAGAAAGATCAAGCCTGGAAGCGCGGATCAGAGCTATGGGATTGAGGTCGCCAAGCTGGCAGGCTTCCCGCCGGCGGTCACCAACCGCGCCAGAGAAATTTTGAATATCCTGGATCAAGGTGAGGACACCTACCGTGAAGGGATGATCGCGGCCGAAAAGCCATCCTTTGAGAGCGCGCAGGTGAATTTCTTCGATATGGTTCCGGCCATGTCGGAGGAAGAAAAAGCAGTGCTCAACAGCATAAAGGACCTGTCTATAAATGAGATGACCCCAATGGAGGCCATGAACCAGCTTTATGGCCTGCAGAGCAAGCTGAAGGACAATTGA